In a genomic window of Thermoproteus tenax Kra 1:
- a CDS encoding metal-sulfur cluster assembly factor, which translates to MESNGVVFKTNLPPDKVKKLIEVLRNIYDPEIPINVYDLGLIREITLSEDGTLKIVMTLTAVGCPVSASLANEVGLAVQSVVTEAKDVEVDVDFERPWDPTQMTPEGREMFKAIYGYDIVEQYQQQLQGVQQ; encoded by the coding sequence ATGGAGAGCAACGGCGTAGTTTTTAAGACCAATCTGCCGCCAGATAAGGTAAAGAAGTTAATAGAGGTTTTAAGAAACATATACGATCCTGAAATACCTATCAACGTATACGATCTTGGTTTAATCAGAGAAATAACCTTGAGCGAGGATGGAACGTTGAAGATCGTCATGACTTTAACCGCCGTCGGATGCCCAGTCTCGGCCTCTCTAGCTAACGAAGTGGGCCTTGCGGTTCAGTCGGTGGTCACAGAGGCCAAGGATGTAGAGGTAGACGTCGACTTCGAGAGACCGTGGGATCCCACCCAGATGACGCCTGAAGGCAGGGAGATGTTCAAGGCTATATACGGATATGATATAGTGGAGCAGTATCAGCAACAGCTTCAGGGAGTCCAACAATAA
- a CDS encoding geranylgeranylglyceryl/heptaprenylglyceryl phosphate synthase: MRVLEYLSEGVKHFTLIDPDKSVDYIKIAKIALEAGTDGILVGGSLGIPSGELDDVVKELKLISHVPIVLFPGTICQITQRADAILFLSVLNSQDPYFIVGAQLQGAVILAKHYPNLEVISTAYILVGDGGAAGYLSMARPLPLKRPEIAVAYALAARYMGFNAVYLEAGSGAPEPVPIPMVRAVRKYLDRVLIVGGGIRSGAIAEQIARERPNVIVTGTIAEEEPEKLREIVRSIRNVVKP; this comes from the coding sequence ATGAGGGTCCTTGAGTATCTGTCCGAAGGTGTTAAACACTTCACTCTGATAGATCCCGATAAATCCGTTGACTACATCAAGATAGCCAAGATCGCCCTAGAGGCGGGCACAGACGGTATTCTGGTAGGAGGGTCTTTAGGTATACCCTCGGGCGAGCTTGACGATGTGGTTAAGGAACTGAAGTTGATCTCCCATGTGCCCATAGTGTTGTTTCCTGGCACTATCTGTCAAATAACTCAGAGGGCCGATGCAATTCTCTTCCTCAGTGTATTGAACTCACAAGATCCTTACTTTATCGTGGGGGCCCAACTACAAGGCGCCGTGATTCTGGCCAAGCACTATCCCAACTTGGAGGTCATATCTACTGCCTATATTTTGGTCGGCGATGGAGGCGCCGCCGGGTATCTGAGTATGGCCAGGCCGTTGCCGCTCAAGAGGCCGGAGATAGCCGTCGCCTATGCCCTAGCCGCTAGATATATGGGATTCAATGCAGTCTATCTGGAGGCAGGCAGCGGCGCGCCGGAGCCTGTACCGATACCGATGGTTAGAGCCGTGAGGAAGTACCTAGACCGCGTCTTAATAGTTGGAGGCGGCATAAGATCTGGCGCTATAGCCGAACAGATCGCCAGAGAGAGACCAAACGTCATAGTGACGGGTACTATTGCCGAAGAGGAGCCCGAGAAGTTGAGAGAGATTGTGCGCTCGATAAGAAACGTCGTAAAGCCTTAA
- a CDS encoding flavin reductase family protein, whose protein sequence is MYIEYKGTFYRPLHPRPTLIVVSMCPDGRINLMPASWNTPVSEEPPTIAVAIDKSSYTFKCLEHSGEATLNVVPVDMLNLAYALGSTTGAKVDKTKKFDVRLVPSEKIGTPGVDGSIAIYETKVLTKADIGDVMLYVFEVLFVRVKEGLVDEWGPVLERTSPLLHGAGRVFYRVDPKKLWAKRPEL, encoded by the coding sequence ATGTACATAGAGTACAAGGGCACCTTCTACCGTCCCCTGCATCCGAGACCTACGTTAATAGTAGTCTCCATGTGTCCAGACGGTCGGATCAACTTAATGCCGGCTAGTTGGAACACTCCAGTCTCGGAGGAGCCCCCAACTATAGCAGTCGCAATAGATAAGTCCTCATACACCTTCAAATGCCTGGAGCACTCGGGCGAAGCAACATTGAACGTAGTCCCCGTGGATATGTTAAACCTCGCCTATGCGTTGGGCTCCACAACGGGCGCCAAGGTGGACAAGACGAAGAAGTTTGATGTAAGGCTCGTCCCCAGCGAGAAGATAGGGACGCCAGGCGTTGACGGCTCCATAGCCATCTATGAGACGAAGGTTTTGACAAAGGCCGACATAGGCGATGTAATGCTCTACGTGTTTGAGGTTCTCTTCGTGCGCGTTAAGGAGGGACTCGTCGACGAGTGGGGTCCGGTGCTCGAGAGGACCAGCCCGCTCCTCCACGGAGCAGGTAGAGTCTTCTATAGGGTAGATCCTAAAAAGCTGTGGGCTAAGAGGCCAGAGCTCTGA
- a CDS encoding DegT/DnrJ/EryC1/StrS family aminotransferase: MLAIEGGRPVREKPIVARPVVYDPDLMKEIEEILRSGVLVSTHGKWVRAFEQELASFVGVKFAYATTSGTTALHLALKSIGVGPGDEVITTPFTFAASATSILHANAVPIFADIDRETLNLDPASVEGKITDRTKAVVVVHLAGYPAEMDQFMKLAERYGLYVVEDVAQALGAEFRGRKTGSFGHISAFSFYATKHITGGEGGAVATDVAAYAERANLIRAHGETDKYWYEVLGYNYRMTELQGLILYHQLKKFDEFQRIREKYVKTLLDELAPLDGDLLVAIKPRPYVKHSWHLVQLLLSVERLRRPRDFVVEALRREGIGNVFVAYPTPLYRTPLFKNLEGHGRGCPWTCPYYGRKVAYERLPNAEWAAERVVSLLVLPNLTPEDAVDTAAAFKKVLYELRR; encoded by the coding sequence GTGTTGGCAATAGAGGGGGGAAGACCTGTCAGAGAGAAGCCGATAGTAGCTAGACCGGTCGTCTACGATCCAGACCTAATGAAAGAGATCGAGGAGATCTTGAGGAGCGGAGTGCTTGTGTCGACTCACGGGAAATGGGTCAGAGCCTTCGAACAGGAGTTGGCATCCTTCGTGGGGGTGAAGTTCGCCTACGCGACCACTAGCGGGACTACGGCGTTACACTTGGCTCTTAAGTCAATCGGCGTCGGACCCGGAGATGAAGTCATAACGACCCCGTTCACCTTCGCTGCATCTGCCACATCGATTCTACATGCCAACGCCGTGCCCATCTTCGCAGATATAGACAGAGAGACGCTCAACTTAGATCCTGCATCCGTTGAGGGCAAGATAACCGACAGGACCAAGGCCGTGGTGGTGGTGCATTTGGCCGGTTATCCTGCCGAGATGGACCAGTTCATGAAATTGGCGGAGAGGTACGGCCTATACGTAGTCGAGGATGTGGCGCAGGCGCTAGGCGCTGAGTTTAGGGGCAGGAAGACGGGCTCCTTTGGGCACATCTCGGCGTTCAGCTTCTATGCAACTAAACATATTACAGGAGGGGAGGGCGGCGCCGTGGCCACTGACGTGGCCGCCTATGCCGAGAGGGCCAACCTTATTAGGGCCCACGGAGAAACCGATAAGTACTGGTACGAGGTGCTCGGGTACAACTACCGTATGACGGAGCTGCAAGGACTTATATTGTATCATCAGCTGAAGAAGTTCGATGAATTTCAGAGAATAAGAGAGAAGTACGTCAAGACTTTGTTGGACGAGTTGGCTCCCTTAGACGGAGACCTGCTCGTGGCAATCAAGCCTAGGCCCTACGTGAAACACAGTTGGCATTTAGTACAGCTACTCCTCTCGGTAGAGAGGCTGAGGAGACCTCGCGATTTCGTCGTTGAGGCCTTGAGGCGCGAGGGTATAGGCAATGTCTTTGTCGCCTATCCAACTCCTCTGTACCGAACTCCGTTGTTTAAAAACTTGGAGGGCCACGGGAGGGGATGTCCTTGGACTTGTCCGTATTACGGAAGGAAGGTGGCATACGAGCGTCTGCCCAACGCGGAGTGGGCTGCAGAGAGAGTGGTCTCGTTGTTGGTTCTGCCCAATCTAACGCCGGAGGACGCTGTAGATACCGCCGCGGCTTTCAAGAAGGTCCTGTATGAACTAAGGCGCTGA
- a CDS encoding prephenate dehydrogenase has translation MRVGIIGAGKMGLWLKREISALHEVYLHDVDERKSEKPLGELVSDSDVIIVAVGFRDVSKVLQGLSAMPLCGKLVMDIASFKKYVLDGYRALPDCALAATVHPMFGPGAESIKGKKVVVMEVPGRQGVEMAEDFFRGLGARVVRGSLDDHEKYVRYTIALSYAVGLALARIYSKYGDALEKYGGTSFRYLSIYVESLLGDPSAELYAEEARDVLDEFIEALRAKGMPRPTMDPAEAYELFYRALSTLGY, from the coding sequence ATGAGGGTGGGGATAATCGGGGCGGGCAAGATGGGCCTCTGGCTGAAGAGAGAGATATCGGCTCTTCATGAGGTTTATCTACACGATGTAGATGAGAGAAAAAGCGAGAAACCTCTCGGCGAACTAGTGAGCGATAGCGACGTCATAATAGTCGCCGTCGGCTTCAGAGACGTCTCCAAAGTCCTCCAAGGGCTAAGCGCCATGCCTCTGTGCGGCAAACTCGTGATGGACATAGCCTCCTTCAAAAAGTATGTGCTCGATGGCTACAGAGCTCTGCCCGACTGTGCCCTCGCCGCTACTGTCCACCCCATGTTCGGCCCCGGAGCTGAGAGCATAAAGGGAAAGAAGGTCGTAGTCATGGAGGTTCCTGGGCGCCAAGGCGTCGAGATGGCCGAGGACTTCTTCAGAGGATTGGGCGCAAGAGTAGTGAGGGGGTCTCTGGACGACCATGAGAAGTACGTGAGATACACCATAGCGCTCAGCTATGCAGTGGGATTGGCGCTCGCCAGAATCTATTCAAAATATGGAGATGCGTTGGAAAAATACGGCGGAACATCCTTTAGATATCTCTCGATATACGTCGAATCGCTCTTGGGGGATCCCTCGGCGGAGCTATACGCTGAAGAGGCCCGGGACGTCCTAGACGAGTTCATTGAGGCATTGAGGGCCAAAGGCATGCCTAGGCCCACTATGGATCCAGCGGAGGCCTACGAGCTGTTCTATAGGGCTCTGTCAACGCTTGGGTACTAG
- a CDS encoding SWIM zinc finger family protein, with amino-acid sequence MRPAKARILELVEEGGKIVGIRMAVQSNTRRDLWHYVMVGRYGAKCTCEANTIRGQICRHIIIALITWNMVSLIKTGKGVELESLSWLRGTRRVESSEENAGGGI; translated from the coding sequence GTGAGGCCGGCTAAGGCCAGAATCTTGGAGTTGGTGGAGGAGGGCGGAAAAATAGTGGGCATCAGAATGGCGGTGCAGTCCAACACGAGGAGAGATCTGTGGCACTACGTGATGGTAGGCCGTTACGGAGCAAAGTGCACGTGCGAGGCCAATACGATCAGAGGCCAGATATGCAGACACATCATAATAGCGTTGATAACCTGGAACATGGTATCACTGATAAAGACGGGCAAAGGTGTGGAGCTAGAGAGCCTGAGCTGGCTCAGGGGCACTAGAAGAGTCGAGAGCTCGGAAGAGAATGCGGGGGGTGGGATTTGA
- a CDS encoding TatD family hydrolase, which translates to MRIFDNHAHANEFTGIGAEEVVKRFKRAGGTGIIFVSLLTWSIGGSPGDKDWVVRIYEHTVRNAQIARSQGLISGAIVGIHPAECASLVEHGWSEEDVEEFMRWTIDLAARYVSEGKAVGFGEYGRPHWDATTGIVSLCNRVLEYALERAKDVDAAVHLHLERRGEQTVMSVAEIARRAGSRAHSVVMHHIEPGVAKLAWEKGLMPSIPIGRRGELESALRMEPIYVVESDYIDDNKRPGAVIPPWSLANKLRNAVYRGIVTETYIDTLFDNAIKIYRLLQ; encoded by the coding sequence GTGAGGATCTTCGATAACCACGCACACGCAAACGAGTTTACGGGCATCGGCGCCGAGGAGGTAGTCAAAAGGTTCAAACGGGCGGGGGGCACCGGCATTATCTTCGTCTCGCTCCTGACCTGGTCTATAGGCGGATCGCCGGGCGACAAAGACTGGGTTGTAAGGATCTACGAGCACACTGTGAGGAATGCCCAGATAGCGCGCTCCCAGGGCCTTATATCTGGCGCCATCGTCGGCATCCATCCGGCTGAGTGCGCAAGCTTGGTGGAGCATGGATGGAGCGAGGAGGACGTAGAGGAGTTCATGAGGTGGACAATAGATCTGGCTGCGCGTTACGTAAGCGAGGGAAAGGCGGTGGGATTCGGCGAATACGGTAGACCTCACTGGGACGCAACGACAGGGATAGTGAGCCTCTGCAACAGAGTATTAGAGTATGCGCTTGAGAGAGCCAAAGATGTGGACGCCGCAGTCCACCTACATCTTGAAAGAAGAGGGGAACAGACTGTCATGAGCGTAGCCGAGATTGCTAGAAGGGCGGGCTCCCGTGCCCATTCTGTGGTAATGCACCACATAGAGCCCGGCGTAGCCAAGTTGGCTTGGGAGAAGGGGCTCATGCCCTCAATACCTATAGGCCGCAGAGGCGAATTGGAGTCGGCGTTGAGGATGGAGCCGATATATGTCGTAGAAAGCGACTATATAGATGACAATAAAAGGCCAGGCGCCGTTATACCTCCCTGGAGCTTGGCGAACAAGCTTAGAAACGCTGTATATAGAGGCATTGTAACTGAGACATATATAGATACCCTCTTTGACAATGCAATAAAGATATACAGATTGCTCCAGTGA
- a CDS encoding DNA-directed RNA polymerase subunit K yields the protein METRLSTPELVERIEKLVQALRSSLQDRTLYPPRLTRFEVARVIAARAIQLSMGAEPLIDISTLQIKDPVIIAIEEFKQGKLNFSIVRELPDGKTIKLQLKNLLEFEKLIQA from the coding sequence ATGGAGACTAGACTTTCTACCCCAGAGCTCGTAGAGAGAATCGAAAAACTGGTGCAAGCGTTGAGATCATCGCTTCAAGATAGAACTCTATACCCTCCGAGGCTGACGCGCTTTGAGGTGGCCAGAGTAATAGCGGCGCGCGCAATACAGCTGTCTATGGGCGCAGAGCCCCTCATAGATATCAGCACGTTGCAGATCAAGGACCCTGTAATAATAGCAATTGAAGAATTTAAACAGGGCAAGCTAAATTTCTCTATTGTTAGAGAGCTTCCTGATGGAAAAACAATAAAATTACAATTGAAAAATTTATTAGAATTTGAAAAACTTATTCAGGCTTAA
- a CDS encoding phosphoribosyltransferase family protein — translation MERLDRVRIQMDGVYVLRSVKRLLGLTYKELSAVLGIPESVLSRYNTGDMMPSVETAEEIITRLFREYPLDKILSKIIKIYETYVDLTNIYTPDLWTLYSIYISRKFNNVRVTKVLTAAVDGIPLAVAVAYRFGVPLVIAKQYKEPGVKNLEVSYIKGNRVVSLYVAQGLLGEDDAIFIIDDIVRTGKTIKALAELAAMAGSRVTAGAALMAFRDFNERFEFPLDIVLYI, via the coding sequence GTGGAGCGGTTAGACAGAGTCAGAATACAGATGGATGGCGTCTATGTACTTCGCTCCGTTAAAAGGCTGTTGGGCTTGACCTACAAAGAGCTATCTGCAGTATTGGGCATCCCGGAAAGCGTTCTGTCTAGATATAATACTGGGGATATGATGCCTTCGGTAGAGACCGCAGAGGAGATAATAACTAGGCTCTTCAGAGAATATCCTCTTGACAAGATTTTAAGTAAAATAATTAAGATATATGAGACATATGTTGACTTAACCAATATTTATACGCCAGATCTATGGACTTTATACTCGATATATATATCTAGGAAGTTTAACAATGTTAGAGTCACGAAGGTTCTCACGGCGGCCGTAGATGGCATTCCGTTGGCGGTGGCCGTCGCCTACCGATTTGGCGTTCCGTTAGTAATAGCGAAGCAATACAAGGAGCCCGGCGTCAAGAACTTGGAGGTCTCGTACATAAAGGGCAATAGGGTGGTCTCTCTATATGTGGCGCAGGGGCTCCTAGGAGAGGACGACGCCATCTTCATAATCGACGACATAGTGCGGACGGGAAAGACCATCAAAGCTCTGGCAGAGCTGGCAGCTATGGCTGGGAGCAGGGTGACCGCCGGCGCTGCGTTGATGGCCTTCCGAGACTTCAACGAGAGGTTCGAGTTTCCATTGGACATAGTGCTCTATATTTAA
- a CDS encoding inositol monophosphatase family protein produces MLGRLESIVSKASWLLWTEFSNGEGSEIVGRHGDDVSRAIDVKIERYIYEALKSSFSGGILIAEEGGVYTWGDQRHVFVLDPLDGSLNYALGIPVFTISLAAGIYKNGDLSDLQYAVLAVPSKGEIYSVGPGIPPARNGRPVARRPEANKVVFFAVSDSVPQEALKRITSKGFKIRTLGCSSYELLLTALGYSSGFVDLRGKLRALDIVSSLLIGRALGLNYVLLGDYSLKSEGISLLAGPTELINELKNFGGGNKGVSIASI; encoded by the coding sequence GTGCTCGGCAGGCTTGAGTCCATAGTCTCAAAGGCATCGTGGCTGCTGTGGACTGAGTTCTCCAACGGAGAGGGTAGCGAGATAGTCGGAAGACACGGCGATGACGTATCTAGGGCTATCGACGTGAAAATAGAGCGGTATATATACGAGGCGCTGAAGAGCTCGTTCAGCGGCGGGATCCTCATAGCGGAGGAGGGCGGCGTTTACACTTGGGGGGATCAAAGGCACGTCTTCGTCCTGGACCCCCTTGACGGCTCCCTCAATTATGCATTGGGCATACCTGTGTTCACTATATCTCTAGCGGCAGGCATATATAAGAACGGAGATCTCTCAGACCTGCAGTACGCCGTTTTGGCGGTTCCGTCCAAGGGCGAGATCTACAGCGTAGGCCCTGGCATACCTCCAGCCAGGAATGGCCGCCCCGTGGCGAGACGGCCTGAGGCCAACAAGGTTGTGTTCTTCGCCGTCAGCGACTCGGTACCGCAGGAGGCTCTAAAGAGGATAACATCCAAGGGGTTCAAAATCAGAACCCTCGGCTGTTCAAGCTACGAGCTGTTGCTCACCGCTCTGGGCTACTCGTCAGGCTTCGTGGATCTGAGGGGAAAGCTTAGAGCCCTTGACATAGTCTCCTCCCTCTTAATAGGCAGAGCGCTGGGGCTGAACTATGTGCTACTAGGAGATTACTCACTGAAGTCGGAGGGAATCTCTTTATTGGCTGGCCCCACAGAGCTCATAAATGAGCTCAAGAACTTTGGAGGAGGAAACAAAGGAGTTTCTATTGCGTCTATCTGA
- a CDS encoding preprotein translocase subunit Sec61beta — protein sequence MARRRRARDLNLFTAAGLLNFSREGEIEKIKLSPKVVVIVSLVVMSIVIALNLLRI from the coding sequence ATGGCGAGGAGAAGGAGGGCGCGCGACTTGAACTTATTCACGGCGGCCGGCCTTCTCAACTTCAGCAGAGAGGGCGAAATAGAGAAGATAAAGCTGAGCCCCAAGGTCGTAGTCATCGTCTCGTTGGTCGTAATGAGCATAGTGATCGCCTTGAATCTACTCAGGATCTGA
- a CDS encoding phosphoribosyltransferase, translating to MPKVPVKVVKWEEIVSWARKLADNVRSSGWRPDVVVAVARGGYIPARLLCDFLGVQDLLSVQTVHWPAAAQVAERAYVKYGLTVDLSGKNVLVVDDIVDTGDSVVLAKESVEKCCKPKSVKTAALQVITSTTKYMPDYYAVEVRDWYWYQYPWTALEDMMSFIARMLREEKRSLWTLEEIVDKFIEWYGNELLEERFLYFREALDRMKREGVLKQMDCQGHICYKYEI from the coding sequence GTGCCGAAGGTGCCTGTCAAAGTAGTCAAATGGGAGGAGATAGTGTCTTGGGCAAGAAAGCTGGCCGATAACGTAAGATCTAGCGGTTGGAGACCTGATGTGGTCGTGGCAGTCGCCAGAGGGGGGTACATCCCTGCGAGACTGCTCTGTGATTTCCTCGGCGTTCAAGACCTTTTGAGCGTCCAGACAGTGCACTGGCCTGCGGCCGCCCAAGTGGCCGAGAGGGCGTATGTAAAATACGGCCTGACGGTAGATCTCTCGGGCAAGAACGTCTTGGTTGTAGACGACATAGTGGACACAGGAGATAGCGTTGTATTGGCCAAGGAGTCCGTGGAGAAGTGTTGCAAACCCAAAAGCGTAAAGACAGCTGCACTGCAGGTGATCACAAGCACTACAAAGTACATGCCTGATTATTACGCCGTAGAGGTGAGAGACTGGTACTGGTATCAATATCCGTGGACTGCGTTGGAGGATATGATGAGCTTCATAGCGAGGATGCTACGCGAGGAGAAGAGGAGTCTCTGGACGCTGGAGGAGATCGTAGACAAATTTATTGAGTGGTACGGCAACGAGCTCCTCGAGGAGCGTTTTCTATACTTCCGCGAGGCTCTCGATAGAATGAAGAGGGAGGGCGTACTGAAACAGATGGACTGCCAAGGCCACATTTGCTATAAGTACGAAATATAG